In Arcobacter lacus, a single genomic region encodes these proteins:
- a CDS encoding TonB-dependent siderophore receptor: MMHLKAKIITSASAILLCGSLLAQEAYTVKNMSLKQALEKISKESKLAYIVDESLISEKTAPNIENVQGLKNALNQVLSGSGLEATVENNTIIIKKIIGQGTVLEPISVNEGYSNGSAENGYVTKEISGVGIWDKRTLQDTPYQMSVISQDMIENTASGIAQIFKMNPVVQLSYLSTSAQSWNSSGMNIRGFSAVNNTIFDGVPLSGTYTALSQDLERVEILNGLSGFLYGVGYVGGAVNYITKKPTLERLTNITLGTTGNEAAYVHADLGGKIDEKGKFTYRLNAFKQEGETSIKDQKVDNSLVSGALDWRATDNLILSFDASHKEIRTDKLTASFSSNQSINNLDPKQGYAPDWTFSEGSQDRLGFKSLWQINDNVKLRTGYIHIEQENEFNQPYVYDNYDGTYRFNYYRLYPDKVKDHGAYVYTDFDFNTFGIEHTLTIGSSGNKRKSYTMDNPREWVNLGNYKLNELNSVAEPTYLGSSNNRKYLSSRNEKINFMIGDDIRFNDQWSALVGFNYVETQTDSYDVNGTRTSGYDANEVTPSLSLIFKPFEDLTTYITYMEALENGTIVGNTYKNFGEVFDPYVSKQYEIGAKYSVSENLLLSSALFRIEKANSYEDLTTSPKTLTQDGLVIHEGLELTATGKVTDNLTIVGGGTIMDLEVDKANANVGKKPTNVASKMAKLYAEYNIPMVKGLTVTGGAYYTGESYRDGANTDVIPSYTVYDGGLRYKTKLDKYPTTFIMNVTNLTDKKYWRSPTSFGEPRNLALSMKMEF; this comes from the coding sequence ATGATGCATTTAAAGGCAAAAATTATAACTTCTGCTAGTGCAATACTACTTTGTGGTAGTTTACTTGCTCAAGAAGCTTATACAGTAAAAAATATGAGTTTGAAACAAGCTTTAGAAAAAATCTCAAAAGAGTCAAAACTTGCATATATTGTAGATGAAAGTTTAATAAGTGAAAAAACTGCTCCAAATATAGAAAATGTTCAAGGCTTAAAAAATGCACTAAATCAAGTACTAAGTGGTAGTGGACTTGAAGCAACGGTTGAAAATAATACTATTATCATAAAAAAGATAATTGGGCAAGGTACAGTTTTAGAGCCAATTTCAGTAAATGAAGGTTACAGTAATGGAAGTGCTGAAAATGGTTATGTAACAAAAGAGATAAGTGGAGTTGGAATTTGGGATAAAAGAACTTTACAAGATACTCCTTATCAAATGAGTGTTATTTCACAAGATATGATAGAAAATACGGCAAGTGGCATAGCACAAATATTTAAAATGAATCCTGTTGTTCAATTGAGTTATTTATCAACATCGGCACAAAGTTGGAATTCAAGTGGGATGAATATACGTGGGTTTTCTGCTGTAAATAATACGATATTTGATGGTGTTCCTTTATCTGGTACTTATACTGCATTGAGTCAAGATTTAGAAAGAGTAGAAATTTTAAATGGATTATCAGGATTTTTATATGGAGTTGGATATGTTGGTGGTGCAGTAAACTATATAACAAAAAAACCAACTTTAGAAAGACTTACAAATATTACACTAGGAACTACAGGAAATGAAGCAGCTTATGTGCATGCTGATTTAGGTGGAAAAATAGATGAAAAAGGAAAATTCACTTATAGATTAAATGCTTTTAAACAAGAAGGTGAAACTTCTATAAAAGATCAAAAAGTAGATAATTCTTTAGTTAGTGGAGCATTAGATTGGAGAGCTACAGATAATTTAATTTTATCTTTTGATGCTTCTCATAAAGAAATAAGAACAGATAAATTGACAGCTTCATTTAGTAGTAATCAATCGATAAATAATTTGGATCCAAAACAAGGTTATGCTCCTGATTGGACTTTTTCTGAAGGTTCTCAAGATAGGTTAGGGTTTAAATCTTTATGGCAAATCAATGATAATGTAAAACTTAGAACAGGATATATACATATTGAACAAGAAAATGAATTTAATCAACCTTATGTATATGATAATTATGATGGTACATATAGATTTAATTATTATAGATTATATCCTGATAAAGTAAAAGACCATGGAGCTTATGTTTATACAGACTTTGATTTTAATACTTTTGGAATTGAGCATACCTTAACTATTGGTAGTTCTGGAAATAAAAGAAAATCTTATACAATGGATAATCCTAGAGAATGGGTAAATTTAGGAAATTATAAATTAAATGAATTAAATAGTGTAGCAGAACCAACTTATTTAGGAAGTTCAAATAATAGAAAATATCTGTCAAGTCGTAATGAAAAAATAAATTTTATGATAGGTGATGATATTAGATTTAATGACCAGTGGAGTGCATTAGTTGGATTTAATTATGTTGAAACACAAACAGACAGTTATGATGTAAATGGAACAAGAACAAGTGGATATGATGCAAATGAAGTAACTCCTAGTTTATCTTTAATTTTTAAACCATTTGAAGATTTGACAACATATATTACTTATATGGAAGCTTTAGAAAATGGTACTATAGTAGGGAATACATATAAAAACTTTGGAGAAGTTTTTGACCCATATGTAAGTAAACAATACGAAATTGGAGCAAAATATTCGGTTTCAGAAAATCTACTTTTAAGTTCAGCGTTATTTAGAATAGAAAAAGCAAATTCTTATGAAGATTTAACAACATCTCCTAAAACACTTACACAAGATGGTTTAGTAATCCATGAAGGTTTAGAATTAACTGCAACTGGAAAAGTAACAGATAATTTAACAATTGTTGGTGGTGGAACAATTATGGATTTAGAAGTAGATAAAGCAAATGCTAATGTAGGTAAAAAACCAACAAATGTAGCTTCTAAAATGGCAAAACTTTATGCAGAGTATAATATTCCTATGGTTAAAGGTTTAACTGTGACTGGTGGAGCATATTATACAGGAGAGTCTTATCGAGATGGAGCAAATACAGATGTTATACCTTCTTACACGGTTTATGATGGAGGACTTAGATACAAAACTAAGTTAGATAAATATCCTACGACTTTTATAATGAATGTTACAAATTTAACAGATAAAAAATATTGGAGAAGTCCAACATCATTTGGTGAGCCAAGAAATCTTGCACTTTCTATGAAAATGGAGTTTTAA